A stretch of the Gemmatirosa kalamazoonensis genome encodes the following:
- a CDS encoding TauD/TfdA family dioxygenase, which translates to MTTVPVDASSALSSTSSIPAPAGVRAYQLSATRKLPLVLEPTVDGIVLADWNLEHRAWVEQMLLVHGAILFRGFHMPSPADFERAAKSIYGELFGDYGDLPRNAAGEKIYESTPYPPDQMILYHNESSHLPVFNKKISFFCVTPAKQGGCSPIFDTREAMHEVPAEIVDKFRTKGLMYVRNFSKGVDPTWEEFFHTTDKAKVEQQLREAGSDFEWKADGGLRVINRTKGVVKHPDTKEEVFFNQVQLHHIYCVDEETREGLRALFDEEDLPRNVYYGDGTAISDEEMDAIGQAFERIAVRFQWQKGDMAMLDNILTTHARDSFEGPRQIVVAMGQMIKAADLPA; encoded by the coding sequence ATGACGACGGTTCCGGTCGACGCAAGCAGCGCTCTCTCGTCGACGAGCAGCATCCCCGCCCCGGCCGGGGTGCGCGCCTACCAGCTCTCTGCGACGCGGAAGCTGCCCCTCGTGCTCGAGCCCACGGTCGACGGGATCGTGCTCGCGGACTGGAACCTGGAGCACCGCGCGTGGGTCGAGCAGATGCTGCTCGTGCACGGCGCGATCCTGTTCCGCGGCTTCCACATGCCGTCGCCGGCGGACTTCGAGCGCGCGGCGAAGTCGATCTACGGGGAGCTGTTCGGCGACTACGGCGACCTGCCGCGCAACGCGGCGGGCGAGAAGATCTACGAGTCGACGCCGTATCCGCCGGACCAGATGATCCTGTACCACAACGAGAGCTCGCACCTGCCGGTCTTCAACAAGAAGATCAGCTTCTTCTGCGTGACGCCGGCGAAGCAGGGCGGCTGCTCGCCGATCTTCGACACGCGCGAGGCGATGCACGAGGTGCCCGCGGAGATCGTGGACAAGTTCCGCACGAAGGGGCTGATGTACGTGCGCAACTTCTCGAAGGGCGTCGACCCGACGTGGGAGGAGTTCTTCCACACGACGGACAAGGCGAAGGTGGAGCAGCAGCTCCGCGAGGCGGGGAGCGACTTCGAATGGAAGGCGGACGGCGGCCTGCGCGTCATCAACCGCACGAAGGGCGTCGTGAAGCACCCGGACACGAAGGAGGAGGTCTTCTTCAACCAGGTGCAGCTGCACCACATCTACTGCGTGGACGAGGAGACGCGCGAAGGGCTGCGCGCGCTGTTCGACGAGGAGGACCTGCCGCGCAACGTGTACTACGGCGACGGCACGGCGATCTCCGACGAGGAGATGGACGCGATCGGCCAGGCGTTCGAGCGGATCGCGGTGCGCTTCCAGTGGCAGAAGGGCGACATGGCGATGCTCGACAACATCCTCACGACGCACGCGCGCGACTCGTTCGAGGGGCCGCGCCAGATCGTCGTGGCGATGGGGCAGATGATCAAGGCCGCCGACCTGCCCGCGTGA
- a CDS encoding glycosyltransferase family 4 protein: MRDHRAHRPTHRPTRSPLPKQMNVLFAVPWDNIGGVSHVVNRVAHHVRAQGGGVYFLLPGSHDRPESGVSREGFPAFWLRMRLPWVPGASLRNWLAFFLTLPVTLFWLTRLIRRHSIDVVNIHYPGGHFVYFAILRRFGVVRLVTSIHGADLLPNGSRRLSHQREVLNLLATSDVIVAPSDSYTHAVHEAWPELTGPTRTIPNGVDPDELGYNPDAPDETAHPPIVFSILQMVHYKGVDVLIRAFAGLSARYPKVKLRLASDGPQRADFEALAESLGVGHRVEFLGFLAREDVSRELRRCSIFVLPSRTNSESFGIAAAEAMAVDRAVVASRVGGLPELVEDGVTGLLVPPGDVDALEQALRRLLDDEEFGQRLGQAAGKRVRQQYLWDRTGALYRDLFQELLPVPEASEPDTRGFAVPEHATTYRPPAAADRAERPADTYTAAPLTKAGTSQEGW, from the coding sequence GTGCGCGACCACCGCGCGCACCGCCCCACGCACCGCCCCACGCGCTCACCGCTCCCGAAGCAGATGAACGTCCTGTTCGCCGTTCCGTGGGACAACATCGGCGGCGTGTCACACGTCGTGAACCGCGTCGCGCATCACGTGCGCGCGCAGGGCGGCGGCGTGTACTTCCTGCTTCCCGGATCGCACGACCGTCCCGAGTCGGGTGTTAGTCGTGAGGGCTTCCCCGCATTCTGGCTGCGCATGCGACTGCCGTGGGTCCCCGGCGCGTCGCTCCGCAACTGGCTCGCGTTCTTTCTCACGCTGCCCGTCACGCTGTTCTGGCTGACGCGGCTCATCCGTCGCCACTCGATCGACGTCGTCAACATCCACTATCCTGGCGGGCACTTCGTCTACTTCGCGATCCTGCGCCGCTTCGGCGTCGTCCGCCTCGTCACGTCCATCCACGGCGCGGACCTGCTCCCGAACGGGAGCCGCCGCCTGTCGCATCAGCGCGAGGTCCTGAACCTGCTCGCGACCTCGGACGTCATCGTCGCCCCGTCCGACTCGTACACGCACGCCGTCCACGAGGCGTGGCCGGAGCTCACCGGTCCCACGCGCACCATCCCGAACGGCGTCGACCCCGACGAGTTGGGCTACAACCCCGACGCGCCCGACGAGACCGCGCATCCGCCGATCGTCTTCTCGATCCTCCAGATGGTGCACTACAAGGGGGTCGACGTCCTGATCCGCGCGTTCGCCGGTCTCTCGGCGCGCTACCCGAAGGTCAAGCTCCGCCTCGCGAGCGACGGTCCGCAGCGCGCCGACTTCGAGGCGCTGGCCGAGTCGCTCGGCGTCGGCCATCGCGTCGAGTTCCTCGGCTTCCTCGCGCGCGAGGACGTCAGCCGCGAGCTGCGGCGCTGCAGCATCTTCGTGCTGCCGTCGCGCACGAACTCCGAGAGCTTCGGCATCGCCGCCGCCGAGGCCATGGCGGTCGATCGCGCGGTCGTCGCGTCGCGCGTCGGTGGGCTCCCCGAGCTCGTCGAGGACGGCGTGACCGGACTGCTCGTGCCCCCCGGCGACGTGGACGCGCTCGAGCAGGCGCTCCGTCGTCTGCTCGACGACGAGGAGTTCGGCCAGCGGCTCGGCCAGGCGGCCGGCAAGCGCGTGCGGCAGCAGTATCTGTGGGACCGGACCGGCGCGCTCTATCGCGATCTGTTCCAGGAGCTGCTCCCGGTGCCCGAGGCCTCCGAGCCCGACACGCGCGGCTTCGCCGTCCCCGAGCACGCGACGACGTATCGGCCGCCGGCCGCCGCCGATCGCGCGGAGCGGCCGGCCGACACCTACACTGCAGCTCCACTCACGAAGGCCGGTACGTCTCAGGAGGGTTGGTGA
- a CDS encoding ABC transporter permease: MAPIEDASAAPAPEPRAPTALEDLRVIVSELAESGDLLKQLVLRDIRIRYKQAVLGFAWAVLMPAVIVLAGLAIRYAIANAGGLKLGMHHIAGMALKSVPWAFFAGCISMSTPCLTANGSLVTKVYFPREVLPLSAVLAQTFDSAIGLVLITAVIPVFHLGVSAQLLWVPLLLLCLWMLAAASALVLSCANLFFRDVKYVVQVFLTFGIFVTPVFMDAAMYGPKGSRIVMLNPVAPVLEGLRLVVVEHHDLLQPYVTPRGGFVVWHPWYLAYALGVATVGLVLGALVFHRAERRFAEII; this comes from the coding sequence GTGGCTCCCATCGAGGATGCGTCGGCCGCTCCGGCGCCGGAGCCCCGCGCGCCGACCGCCCTCGAGGACCTTCGGGTCATCGTGTCGGAGCTCGCCGAGAGCGGCGACCTGCTGAAGCAGCTCGTCCTCCGCGACATCCGCATCCGGTACAAGCAGGCGGTCCTCGGCTTCGCGTGGGCGGTGCTCATGCCCGCCGTGATCGTGCTCGCGGGGCTCGCCATCCGGTACGCCATCGCGAACGCGGGCGGTCTGAAGCTCGGCATGCACCACATCGCCGGCATGGCGTTGAAGTCGGTGCCGTGGGCGTTCTTCGCCGGGTGCATCAGCATGTCCACGCCGTGCCTCACGGCGAACGGGTCGCTCGTCACGAAGGTCTACTTCCCGCGCGAGGTGCTGCCGCTGTCGGCCGTCCTCGCGCAGACGTTCGACTCGGCGATCGGCCTGGTGCTCATCACCGCCGTGATCCCGGTGTTCCACCTCGGCGTCTCGGCGCAGCTGCTCTGGGTGCCGCTGCTGCTCCTCTGTCTGTGGATGCTCGCCGCGGCGTCGGCGCTCGTGCTGAGCTGCGCGAACCTGTTCTTCCGCGACGTGAAGTACGTCGTGCAGGTGTTCCTGACGTTCGGCATCTTCGTCACGCCGGTCTTCATGGACGCGGCGATGTACGGTCCGAAGGGATCCAGGATCGTGATGCTGAACCCCGTGGCGCCGGTGCTCGAGGGGCTGCGGCTCGTCGTCGTCGAGCACCACGACCTGCTGCAGCCGTACGTCACCCCGCGCGGCGGGTTCGTGGTGTGGCACCCGTGGTATCTGGCGTACGCGCTCGGCGTGGCCACCGTCGGCCTGGTGCTGGGCGCCCTCGTCTTTCATCGGGCCGAGCGGCGCTTCGCCGAAATCATCTGA
- a CDS encoding ABC transporter ATP-binding protein, whose amino-acid sequence MRSEPRIVFDRVWKKFHRGEIHDSLRDLIPAVTRRMLGRGTPRDALDKDDFWAVRDVSFEVKPGQTLGIIGGNGSGKSTSLRLLTKILTPSLGVAQVHGRVGALIEVSAGFHGDLTGRENVFLQGAIMGMRTRDVARKFDDIVAFSGIEEFIDTPVKRYSSGMNARLGFSVAAHLEPEVLIIDEVLAVGDRTFQQRAFGRISELATSGLPVVLVTHQLERVLELCTDAIVLSQGRVAFRGQPSDAVTAYIQHNLHHGGGAPAEQDGAFIVTHDRVQLVDDRPVRSGETFTVQVDGRLSSRAPDALEPLQFFVRDLATGRGVFASGGRRQGLVIQEAGPFRVEVTLQANIPPGRYLLEFGAFDFATNEIAAQRTVVMFTVVDDGQWRGTAQMNPVLRFLTAD is encoded by the coding sequence ATGCGCAGTGAACCACGGATCGTCTTCGACCGCGTCTGGAAGAAGTTCCACCGCGGCGAGATTCACGACAGCCTTCGCGACCTCATCCCGGCCGTCACGCGCCGGATGCTCGGCCGCGGCACCCCCCGGGACGCGCTCGACAAGGACGACTTCTGGGCGGTGCGCGACGTCTCGTTCGAGGTCAAGCCGGGCCAGACGCTCGGCATCATCGGCGGGAACGGGTCGGGGAAGTCGACCTCGCTGCGGCTGCTGACCAAAATCCTGACGCCGTCGCTCGGGGTCGCGCAGGTGCACGGCCGCGTCGGCGCGCTCATCGAGGTCTCGGCCGGCTTCCACGGCGACCTCACGGGGCGGGAGAACGTGTTCCTCCAGGGCGCCATCATGGGGATGCGCACCCGCGACGTGGCGCGGAAGTTCGACGACATCGTCGCGTTCTCGGGGATCGAGGAGTTCATCGACACCCCGGTGAAGCGCTACTCCAGCGGGATGAACGCGCGGCTCGGCTTCTCCGTCGCGGCGCACCTCGAGCCGGAGGTGCTCATCATCGACGAGGTGCTCGCCGTCGGCGACCGCACGTTCCAGCAGCGGGCGTTCGGCCGCATCTCGGAGCTGGCGACGAGCGGGCTGCCGGTGGTGCTCGTGACGCACCAGCTGGAGCGGGTGCTGGAGCTGTGCACCGACGCGATCGTGCTGAGCCAGGGGCGGGTCGCGTTCCGCGGCCAGCCGTCGGACGCGGTGACGGCGTACATCCAGCACAACCTCCACCACGGGGGCGGAGCGCCCGCGGAACAGGACGGCGCGTTCATCGTGACGCACGATCGGGTGCAGCTGGTCGACGACCGCCCCGTGCGCTCCGGCGAGACGTTCACTGTGCAGGTGGACGGGCGATTGTCGTCGCGCGCCCCGGATGCGCTCGAGCCGCTCCAGTTCTTCGTGCGAGACCTCGCCACGGGGCGCGGGGTGTTCGCCTCCGGCGGCCGGCGACAGGGGCTCGTGATCCAGGAGGCGGGGCCGTTCCGGGTGGAGGTGACCCTGCAGGCCAACATCCCCCCGGGGCGCTACCTGCTCGAGTTCGGGGCGTTCGACTTCGCGACGAACGAGATCGCCGCGCAGCGCACCGTGGTGATGTTCACCGTGGTCGACGACGGCCAGTGGCGGGGCACGGCCCAGATGAACCCGGTGCTGCGGTTCCTAACGGCGGACTGA
- a CDS encoding ParA family protein → MSDLRILAIAAGRGGTGKSTLTFGIAHTLHELKGMSDVAMLDLDPQAGLTTRAGKTPVADPIHEPPVDVFGISLYRAGRGLAHATDAELAAHIDRAVLEGSPDRVVIADLPPALHDRVHRLVFDRDDSFVLGAIRCEPDSFHSMNELVAQVGRAGRPYVLVPTFHAKKNAQNATLLALQSQHHGHVTETVIPQDNKAVDCVLTRQPVTRFARKSKIALAISALLDEVLATETV, encoded by the coding sequence ATGAGCGACCTTCGCATCCTCGCGATCGCCGCGGGCCGAGGTGGGACGGGGAAGTCGACCCTCACCTTCGGCATCGCCCACACCCTCCACGAGCTGAAGGGCATGAGCGACGTCGCCATGCTCGACCTCGACCCGCAGGCCGGGCTCACTACTCGCGCCGGCAAGACCCCGGTCGCCGACCCGATCCACGAGCCGCCGGTCGACGTCTTCGGCATCTCCCTCTACCGCGCCGGCCGGGGGCTCGCCCACGCCACCGACGCCGAGCTGGCCGCGCACATCGACCGCGCCGTGCTGGAGGGCAGCCCCGACCGCGTCGTGATCGCGGACCTGCCCCCCGCCCTTCACGATCGGGTGCACCGCCTCGTCTTCGACCGCGACGACAGCTTCGTGCTGGGCGCGATCCGCTGCGAGCCGGACTCGTTCCACTCCATGAACGAGCTCGTGGCCCAGGTCGGACGCGCTGGGCGCCCGTACGTGCTCGTGCCGACGTTCCACGCGAAGAAGAACGCTCAGAACGCCACCCTCCTCGCGCTCCAGTCGCAGCACCACGGGCACGTGACCGAGACGGTGATCCCGCAGGACAACAAGGCGGTCGACTGCGTCCTCACCCGCCAGCCCGTCACGCGCTTCGCGCGCAAGTCCAAGATCGCCCTCGCCATCAGCGCACTGCTGGACGAGGTGCTCGCCACCGAGACCGTCTAG
- a CDS encoding ParB/RepB/Spo0J family partition protein codes for MGFKPKKGDAPPTGRVRPSSNFERTMALASQIAAESVPDEHTVSANEQAPAVVSRGVLESERDSGLGTRDSGGTSPESAPSPESRVPSPDSPVPDPESAVPTSASPRLASMPIAEVRPSPFQPKGRPSQGAVNAVARAIERTGSIDALVGAEGHTTFQALSAEAKRLAELAYSVSRDGVRDPIEVRVAEDGAVEALSGHRRMAAALLVGHTEIPVLQRGPMSAVQAAATVLSGNLHREDFTPWQEAVLVTEVVAQRRADGLPADVRTIGAIMGYSHGRVSTLQTIRRVLSDEFLTRLGDRVTVEEALARFGNYSRLEEVARLPDDTRREVILRRLLGMVEPSSAAAAEPETPAAFEHRPKRRGGFTIEVHRAIEELAPSDAMALRELLATQVARLDARLGSAGRG; via the coding sequence ATGGGCTTCAAGCCGAAGAAGGGCGACGCGCCGCCGACCGGCCGTGTCCGGCCCAGCAGCAACTTCGAGCGGACCATGGCGCTGGCCAGCCAGATCGCCGCCGAGTCCGTCCCCGACGAGCACACCGTGTCCGCGAACGAGCAGGCGCCGGCGGTCGTGTCGCGCGGGGTGCTCGAGAGCGAACGGGACTCGGGACTGGGGACTCGGGACTCGGGGGGGACGAGTCCCGAGTCCGCCCCGAGTCCCGAGTCCCGAGTCCCGAGTCCCGACTCGCCAGTCCCGGATCCCGAGTCCGCAGTCCCGACGAGCGCGTCGCCGCGTCTCGCCTCCATGCCGATCGCCGAAGTGCGGCCGTCGCCGTTCCAGCCGAAGGGACGGCCGTCGCAGGGTGCCGTGAACGCGGTCGCGCGCGCCATCGAGCGGACGGGGAGCATCGACGCGCTCGTCGGGGCCGAGGGACACACGACGTTCCAGGCCCTGTCCGCCGAGGCGAAGCGGCTGGCCGAGCTCGCGTACAGCGTGTCGCGCGACGGCGTGCGCGACCCGATCGAGGTGCGAGTCGCCGAGGACGGCGCGGTGGAGGCGCTGTCCGGACACCGGCGCATGGCCGCCGCGCTGCTCGTCGGGCACACCGAGATCCCCGTGCTGCAGCGGGGACCGATGTCGGCCGTTCAGGCGGCCGCGACGGTGCTGAGCGGCAACCTCCACCGCGAGGACTTCACGCCGTGGCAGGAGGCCGTGCTCGTCACCGAGGTCGTCGCCCAGCGCCGCGCCGATGGGCTGCCGGCCGACGTTCGCACGATCGGCGCGATCATGGGCTACAGCCACGGGCGGGTGAGCACGCTGCAGACGATCCGCAGGGTGCTCTCCGACGAGTTCCTCACGCGGCTCGGCGACCGCGTGACAGTCGAGGAGGCGCTGGCCCGGTTCGGGAACTACTCGCGCCTGGAGGAGGTCGCTCGGCTCCCCGACGACACGCGCCGCGAGGTGATACTGCGCCGACTGCTCGGTATGGTCGAGCCGTCCTCGGCGGCGGCAGCGGAGCCCGAGACCCCGGCGGCATTCGAGCACCGGCCGAAGCGCCGCGGCGGCTTCACGATCGAGGTGCACCGGGCGATCGAGGAGCTGGCGCCGAGCGACGCCATGGCGCTGCGGGAGCTGCTGGCGACGCAGGTGGCGCGGCTCGACGCGAGGCTCGGGAGCGCCGGCCGCGGGTGA
- a CDS encoding S1 family peptidase, producing the protein MKLRVLSPAVAAACFALAACATDPTSSPLAPRGPSRITYGSLDGSAHPAVVLIVMDIAGSPAYRCSGTLIAPKVVLTAGHCTGEPGEFSGMRVFTESDVENGNNNYPFAGPNTVEARAWHSHPQFTEAQFYLHDVGVIELRTAVNLPASAYGRLPSVDQLDALKPGSSTGFTAVGYGVQRINAAQETAELIRMSANPYLVQINTAFTGIGSLLLSNNASTGGTCFGDSGGPNFLGTSNVVAGVTSFGLNGSCGGTGGVFRLDRKDVLGFVQQYLR; encoded by the coding sequence ATGAAGCTGCGTGTCCTGTCGCCCGCCGTCGCTGCCGCGTGCTTCGCCCTCGCCGCCTGCGCGACCGATCCGACGTCGTCCCCGCTCGCCCCGCGCGGGCCGTCGCGCATCACGTACGGCTCCCTCGACGGCAGCGCGCACCCCGCCGTCGTGCTCATCGTGATGGACATCGCCGGCAGCCCCGCGTACCGCTGCTCGGGCACGCTCATCGCCCCCAAAGTGGTGCTCACGGCCGGGCACTGCACCGGCGAGCCGGGGGAGTTCAGCGGCATGCGGGTGTTCACCGAGTCCGACGTCGAGAACGGGAACAACAACTATCCGTTCGCCGGGCCGAACACCGTCGAGGCGCGGGCCTGGCACTCGCACCCGCAGTTCACCGAGGCGCAGTTCTACCTCCACGACGTCGGCGTCATCGAGCTGCGCACCGCGGTGAACCTCCCCGCCTCCGCGTACGGCAGGCTCCCGAGCGTCGACCAGCTCGACGCGTTGAAGCCGGGCAGCAGCACCGGCTTCACCGCCGTGGGCTACGGCGTGCAGCGCATCAACGCCGCGCAGGAGACGGCGGAGCTGATCCGCATGAGCGCCAACCCGTACCTCGTGCAGATCAACACCGCATTCACCGGCATCGGCTCGCTGCTGCTGTCGAACAACGCGTCCACCGGCGGCACCTGCTTCGGCGACTCCGGCGGCCCGAACTTCCTCGGCACCTCCAACGTCGTCGCCGGCGTGACGTCGTTCGGCCTGAACGGCTCCTGCGGGGGCACGGGCGGTGTCTTCCGCCTCGACCGGAAGGACGTCCTCGGCTTCGTGCAGCAGTACCTGAGGTAG
- a CDS encoding RagB/SusD family nutrient uptake outer membrane protein, with amino-acid sequence MRLAYIRGVALAAAVLATAACDKTLHTEPFDRVSAENAVTDLATAQAALNGAYGALESSGMYGLDIPLLGDLPSDNGRWAGTYQFLGNIVSNQIAADNTEVTNMWTGLYRQIDRDNVVLATVPKIASIPDATKSQLQGEAYFLRALSYSVLVKFWGAVPTPTTPVASASEAEQYTRTPVAQVYALILSDLDKAAQLIPASNTNTRRATRTAVTALRSRVLFYRAFAGTPSAPNATDLQGALDAANTVLAGRDTLTVPYASLFTATGDNTSEDIFRVSFIASQSNSLGYYWLFAGRHEAEPSANLNSAYEAGDLRKASTVINRPNSTTRLQGVKYPTTAGTEHPHVIRLAELVLIKAEVLARQNNLAAAVAEYDKVRVRAGLRPHVLGTDVKTQADVLAAITKERRIELALEGDRWPDLVRQGLAGTVKSLAKPGYALFPIPLRDITAAASGALVQNPDY; translated from the coding sequence ATGCGACTCGCATACATCCGGGGCGTCGCGCTCGCCGCCGCCGTGCTCGCGACGGCCGCCTGCGACAAGACGCTGCACACTGAGCCCTTCGACCGCGTCTCCGCCGAGAACGCGGTCACCGACCTCGCCACCGCGCAGGCCGCGCTGAACGGCGCGTACGGCGCGCTGGAGAGCAGCGGCATGTACGGCCTCGACATCCCGCTGCTCGGCGATCTCCCGTCGGACAACGGCCGCTGGGCCGGCACCTACCAGTTCCTCGGCAACATCGTCAGCAACCAGATCGCTGCCGACAACACCGAGGTCACCAACATGTGGACGGGGCTGTACCGCCAGATCGACCGCGACAACGTCGTGCTGGCGACGGTCCCCAAGATCGCCTCGATCCCCGACGCCACGAAGAGCCAGCTCCAGGGCGAGGCGTACTTTCTTCGCGCGCTGAGCTACAGCGTGCTCGTGAAGTTCTGGGGCGCCGTCCCCACGCCCACGACGCCCGTCGCGAGCGCGAGCGAGGCCGAGCAGTACACCCGCACGCCGGTCGCGCAGGTGTACGCGCTCATCCTCTCCGACCTCGACAAGGCGGCGCAGCTCATCCCGGCGAGCAACACGAACACGCGCCGGGCCACGCGCACCGCGGTCACCGCGCTGCGCTCGCGCGTGCTGTTCTATCGGGCGTTCGCCGGCACGCCGTCGGCGCCTAACGCCACCGACCTGCAGGGGGCGCTCGACGCGGCCAACACGGTGCTCGCCGGCCGCGACACGCTGACCGTGCCGTACGCCAGCCTGTTCACCGCGACGGGCGACAACACGTCGGAGGACATCTTCCGCGTGTCGTTCATCGCGTCGCAGTCGAACAGCCTCGGGTACTACTGGCTGTTCGCCGGCCGCCACGAGGCGGAGCCGTCGGCCAACCTCAACTCGGCGTACGAGGCTGGCGACCTGCGCAAGGCGTCGACGGTCATCAACCGACCGAACAGCACGACGCGCCTGCAGGGCGTGAAGTACCCGACCACCGCAGGCACCGAGCATCCGCACGTCATCCGGCTCGCGGAGCTGGTGCTCATCAAGGCGGAGGTGCTCGCGCGGCAGAACAACCTCGCCGCGGCCGTGGCCGAGTACGACAAGGTGCGCGTGCGCGCCGGCCTGAGGCCGCATGTGCTCGGCACCGACGTGAAGACGCAGGCCGACGTCCTCGCGGCCATCACGAAGGAGCGGCGCATCGAGCTCGCGCTCGAGGGGGACCGGTGGCCCGATCTGGTCCGCCAGGGCCTCGCGGGCACCGTGAAGTCGCTCGCCAAGCCGGGCTACGCGCTCTTCCCCATCCCGCTCCGCGACATCACCGCCGCGGCGTCGGGCGCGCTGGTGCAGAACCCCGACTACTGA